In a genomic window of Brucella anthropi ATCC 49188:
- a CDS encoding ABC transporter permease: protein MDLNFSVGGWADVVVNYILDHFTPALDMIAAAIGFVTDGIQNALLAVPPIGGVAILTLLALWRVGWKFAIFTALALGLIIHMELWTGTMESLSLVLASTVIAVVIGIPLGIAMARSDTVASIVRPVLDLMQTMPAFVYLIPAAMFFGLGAVPGTIATVIFAMPPVVRLTNLGIRQVHAEFVEAGLAFGCTSRQLLFKVQLPNAMPSIMAGINQTIMLSLSMVVIASMIGAGGLGNTVLTGIQRLNVGLGFEGGLAVVILAVILDRITQSFGKGGAGFFKRLASLRKAADTQSASSFRKQEA, encoded by the coding sequence ATGGATTTGAATTTCAGTGTCGGCGGATGGGCGGATGTTGTGGTCAACTACATTCTCGACCACTTTACGCCCGCGCTCGATATGATCGCAGCCGCCATCGGTTTTGTGACTGACGGTATTCAAAACGCTCTTCTCGCAGTTCCGCCGATAGGTGGGGTCGCAATTCTTACACTGCTCGCGCTGTGGCGTGTGGGGTGGAAGTTCGCGATATTCACGGCTCTCGCATTGGGCCTTATCATCCACATGGAATTGTGGACGGGCACTATGGAAAGCCTCTCTCTGGTGCTGGCATCGACGGTTATTGCTGTCGTGATCGGCATTCCGCTTGGCATCGCCATGGCGCGCAGCGATACAGTCGCCTCGATTGTGCGCCCGGTGCTCGACCTCATGCAGACGATGCCCGCTTTCGTCTATCTCATTCCGGCAGCAATGTTTTTTGGCCTCGGTGCCGTGCCCGGAACAATTGCGACGGTGATTTTCGCCATGCCGCCGGTTGTGCGTCTGACCAATCTTGGTATCCGGCAGGTACATGCCGAATTCGTTGAAGCCGGGCTGGCCTTCGGCTGCACATCACGGCAGCTTCTGTTCAAGGTGCAGCTTCCAAACGCCATGCCCTCGATCATGGCCGGCATCAACCAGACGATCATGCTGTCGCTTTCAATGGTGGTCATCGCGTCGATGATCGGTGCGGGCGGCCTCGGCAATACAGTGTTGACCGGCATCCAGCGCCTCAATGTGGGCCTCGGCTTTGAAGGTGGCCTTGCAGTGGTCATTCTGGCGGTCATTCTCGACCGCATTACCCAGAGCTTCGGCAAGGGCGGAGCCGGATTTTTCAAAAGGCTCGCATCTTTAAGAAAGGCGGCGGACACTCAGTCCGCCTCGTCCTTTCGCAAGCAGGAAGCATGA
- the proV gene encoding glycine betaine/L-proline ABC transporter ATP-binding protein ProV → MKSPAETKISLKSVFKVFGDDPERAMQELRAGKSKTQIHSELGATIGVDDATFDIYEGEVFVIMGLSGSGKSTLLRLLNRLIEPTVGSIEVDGRDIVKMTKRELIDLRRRDMSMVFQSFALLPNRSVLNNASFGLEVAGMGEAERHQKALKALAAVGLEPYAHSMPDQLSGGMKQRVGLARALASEPTILLMDEAFSALDPLIRTEMQDELKRLQAEHSRTIIFVSHDLDEAMRIGDRICIMQHGKVVQVGTPNEIVSAPANDYVRSFFRNVDVSRVFKAADVARDDELIVFEPEQLATALERFDASGKTFGVLIDADRTYRGMVSRDALAKGAVAQDGERLDSVSAIEAEAPLAGLLTQVAESPWPVPVTDRQNRYVGAISKSALLETLGRAG, encoded by the coding sequence ATGAAGTCGCCGGCTGAGACGAAAATAAGCTTGAAGAGCGTTTTTAAAGTCTTCGGCGATGACCCGGAGCGTGCAATGCAAGAATTGCGCGCAGGTAAATCAAAAACCCAGATTCACAGCGAACTTGGCGCAACAATCGGCGTCGATGATGCGACCTTCGACATCTATGAAGGCGAAGTATTCGTTATTATGGGCCTCTCCGGCTCGGGCAAATCCACGCTTCTGCGTCTGCTCAATCGCTTGATCGAACCGACTGTCGGTTCCATCGAAGTGGACGGCCGCGATATCGTCAAAATGACGAAGCGCGAGCTGATCGATCTTCGTCGTCGCGACATGAGCATGGTGTTCCAGTCTTTTGCGCTCCTGCCCAATCGTTCGGTTCTGAACAATGCGTCGTTCGGTCTCGAAGTGGCCGGAATGGGTGAGGCGGAACGTCACCAGAAGGCACTGAAAGCACTCGCTGCGGTTGGTCTTGAACCATATGCTCACAGTATGCCGGATCAGCTTTCCGGCGGTATGAAGCAACGTGTCGGACTGGCGCGCGCGCTGGCAAGCGAGCCGACCATTCTTCTGATGGACGAGGCATTTTCTGCCCTTGATCCGCTGATCCGCACCGAAATGCAGGACGAACTCAAGCGGCTGCAGGCTGAACATAGCCGGACGATCATTTTCGTGAGCCATGATCTGGACGAAGCCATGCGTATCGGTGACCGTATCTGCATCATGCAGCACGGCAAGGTCGTCCAGGTGGGAACGCCGAACGAAATCGTGTCCGCACCGGCCAACGATTATGTTCGTTCCTTCTTCCGCAATGTCGATGTGTCCCGCGTATTCAAAGCCGCCGATGTGGCTCGCGACGACGAGCTGATCGTGTTTGAACCCGAACAGCTGGCGACGGCGCTCGAGCGTTTCGACGCGAGCGGCAAGACGTTCGGCGTGTTGATCGATGCCGACCGCACATATCGCGGCATGGTCAGTCGTGATGCGCTGGCAAAGGGTGCTGTCGCGCAGGATGGCGAGAGACTGGATAGCGTCTCTGCTATCGAAGCCGAAGCGCCGCTTGCCGGATTGCTGACACAGGTGGCGGAAAGCCCTTGGCCGGTCCCGGTCACTGACCGCCAGAACCGTTATGTCGGTGCTATCAGCAAATCGGCCTTGCTTGAAACGCTTGGTCGCGCGGGCTGA